The Colwellia sp. M166 genome segment GAAACATTAAGTGCTTTACTACAATTATGCCACAAATTAGCTGTTGTCATCGTGGTTGAAGGTATCGAAAATGCTTGTCAGCATCAATGGATAAAAGACATGAATATTGCCAATATTTTAGTACAAGGATATTTTTACGCTAAGCCATCATCATTGAAAAAACAGCTTTTCTGCACGAGTACTTATTTTAATAAGACCGATGATTCGTTATCCAAACTCATACCTCAAGGCATGTAAAGTATAACTATAGTGTCTTGCAAAATGGATATTGCCAAATAGTAAGTATGGAGTAAATTATTAATGATGGCACGAATGAGAAACCTCTCACTTAGGGTTAAATTAACCACCGCATTAGTTGTTGTTGCTATTTTACCTTTGTTACTGTTAAGTAAGTTATTTTTTATGACCAGTGAAGGGGCCTTAAAGGAAAGTACGCTAGCACAGTTAAGTATGGGGGCAGAATATAAAGTTGGAGAAATCCACCTTCTTATGGAAACATTAAAAACTAATACTACGGATTTTGCCTCAGATGGCTTCATTAAGAATGAATTAAGGGCAATTTCGAAAAAATCCCACTCAGCAGATGAGTTAAATTATCATTTACGAAAAAATAAACTGCCGATACAAAGTGATTTAATGTTTATTGATGTTGTTAATAAGCATGGCTTGGTCATTGCATCTAGTTTAGACAGTCGGATCGGGCATGATATATCAGAGCAACTTTATTTTCAAAGAGGACTGGCTCACAGCTATGTTGCTGAACTTAATCAGCATAATGCTTTACAACCTATCGGGATTGTAGCAGCACCTATTCTCAGTAATGACAGAGCACAATTACCACTTGGTGTTTTAGTTAATCATTACCGTATGAACAAAATCCAAGCCCTACTTTCTGGTCAACTGCTATTTAACCTTGGAGCTAAAGCTGAGCATCGAATACTTTCTGCTAGTGAGTCAATATATATGCTTACGCTCGAAGGTAAAGGCATTACCACATCGGAAAACACGTTAATTGAAGCACATCAGCCTTTTTATTTTGAGACCTACCCAATTAACCAGGTACGTAATTTTAAGCGAGAAAGTAAAGGTGTTTGGAGAAATCATCGAGGTATTGCCGTTTTAGGTGTTGCTATAATTACTGAAATAGATGGTTTGAAATTTATTTTATTAGCGGAGCAGGAGATTGAACAAGCATTTCAGTTAATTAACACCTTGAAATATCAATTTTATCTACTTCTTACCTGCACAGTAGTGGTGATCATTATACTATCTTTACTTTTAGCTTACTTTATTGTTAAGCCGCTAAAAACAGTTATAAACAGTTTAGATGTTGTTGCTTCTGGCGAGTTTGATGTTGGCATAACGGACATAAATCAGCGAGATGAACTGGGAAGCTTGATTGATAAATTTAATAATATGGCGAGAGAATTAAAAAAAATAAAAGCAGCCTCTGATGATAAAAATCAGCAATTGCTTGAGCTATCTGTTCGTGACCATTTAACTGGACTATTTAATCATCGCCATCTGATCGAATATGGTGAAACTCGGATGTTAGAAGCAAACCGAAGTGGCATGATGTTAGGGTTATTAATGATTGATATTGATCATTTTAAACAAGTTAATGATACCCATGGCCATCCTTGTGGTGATTTTGTTATCACTGAGGTCGCTGCGCTGTTAATAGAAAATCTTCGAAGCGTTGATATCATCGCCAGATATGGTGGTGAGGAGTTCGCTGTCATTATGCCAAATGCAACTGTCGATAATGCCAAGTTTGTTGCTGATAAAATTTGTCAAAAAGTATCGGAACATAAAATTAATTATGAAGGTAAGCAGTTTGATATTACTGTTAGCATCGGCATTGCAGTGCAACATGAGTCAGAAAATAAAATTATGGAAATAATTAAAAGGGCTGATCAAGCACTCTATCAATCAAAAGGTAATGGTCGTAATCAAGTTTCATTAGATTTATCGCTTTGCCATAAAAAGGAAAGCGTTGCCTAAGTTAACTTAATCTAGTCAACAGCCCAGCAAAGCTATTGACTCAGGATAGATAGAAGATTATTTGTTATAGCAGAGATTATTCAAGGCCAGTAATAACTCCGTTGTCGAGTAGCTCTATATTATTGGCTGAGGGGTGTTTAGGTAGGCCAGGCATGCGCATAATATTACCCGTTAAAATGACTAGAAAGCCGGCACCAGCATTAATTTGAATTGAACTTACCGTGACTTCAAAATCCCGTGGTCGGCCATGAAGTAACGGATCATCGGAGAGTGAACTCGGTGCTTTTGCAATGCAAATGGGTAAATGTGTTAAGCCGAGTTGCTCAACATTTTTTAGATCTTTTGCTGCTTGTTTTGAGAAAGCAACATCGTCAGCACCGTACATTGCTCGGCTAACCACTCTGACCTTTTCTAGTACGGATTCTTCTAATTGATAAAGCGGAATAAAAGCTTTACTTTTATCGACCGCGGCCATTACAACTTTAGCTAACTCAATTGCGCCTTTACCACCCTCTGCGTGGTGCCGAGTTTCAGCAAATGATACACCTAATTCAATGCAACGTTGGCGAATTAAGTTAATTTCGGCGTCGGTGTCGGTAGTAAATCGATTCAATGCTACCACTGCATGTTTATTAAAAAGTGCCACACTTTCGATATGTTTGTCTAAGTTTGCTAAGCCCCTTCTTACCGCCTCGAGATCTTGGGCAACTAAATTGTCTTGATGATTACCACCATGCATTTTTAAGGCGCGTACTGTGGTTACTAACACCACAACATCAGGATCAATATCTGCGATACGACATTTAATATCAAAAAATTTTTCGGCGCCTAAATCAAAACCAAATCCGGCTTCGGTAATTGCCCAATCAGCATGATGCATGGCCATTTTTGTCGCGATGATGCTGTTACAGCCATGAGCTATGTTGGCAAAGGGCCCACCATGAACAAAGGCTGGAGTACCCTCAAAGCTTTGCACTAAATTTGGCTCTAAGGCATCGCGCAATAATGCCATCATGGCACCAGTAATTTTTAATTGCTTTGCTACAATTGGCTCTCCATCGTAGGTATAGCCAATTAATGTTCGATCTAAACGTTGTTTTAAATCTTTTGCATCACAAGCTAAGCAAAGCATGGCCATCACTTCTGAAGCAGCGGTAATGTCAAAGCCACCTTCTCTGGGGATACCTTGCATTTTTCCGCCTAAACCGAGCACGATTTTCCGCAAGCTACGATCATTCATGTCCATTACACGACGCCAAACAATTTGCCGCGGATCAATCGACAAATCGTTGCCTTGGTAAATATGATTATCGATGGCCGCAGAGAGTAAGTTATTTGCGCTAGTGATAGCGTGAAAATCGCCAGTAAAGTGCAAGTTTATTCGATCAGCGGGCATTATTTGGCTATAACCACCGCCTGTTGCACCACCTTTCATGCCTAAGCAGGGCCCCAAAGAAGGCTCTCGGAGTGCCAAGCAGACAGATTCATTTAATTGTGTAAATGCCTGACCTAAACCTATTGTCGTGGTGGTTTTTCCTTCACCCGAGGGGGTTGGTGTTGTGGCTGAAACTAAAATAAGCCGGCCTTTTCTCGTTTGTGGCTTACTGAGTGCTTTAAGTGCTATTTTTGCAATATCTCGGCCGTAAGGATTAACATCATCAGCTGAAATATTAAGCATTTTAGTAACTTCAGTGATGGGTTTTGGCGTGAACTGTTGTGCAATTTCGACATCGGTGGCCATGTGCATTCCTGATTTATTGTGAGTGATTTGGCTTAAGCGCTTGGCGTAGCGTTCGAGCGAATAAGGTTAATCTATACTTAATTTACTCAGCTGTTGTTGATTTGCAACAAAAGCTATACGTTTTCTTGTTTTAGCAAGTCGAAGATTAGTAGCGTCTACTTTTCACGCTAAAGTTTACAAGGTAGTATTAAATTAAGGTTTTTATTTAGTGCTAATCATGAATATCAAAACATTTATATCAGCGCTTGAAGTGGTGAGCCCAGCAACAAGCAAATTGGCGAAATTTAAATATAGTGCCAACGGGCGAGTGTTGCAGTTTGATCACGTCCTTATTGAGCAGCCCTTACAAATACGTCTGTTGTGGCAAGAGCCAAATAGTGTCACAAGTTTTAGCCGAGTATTTTCCATTACGATGCGCACACCCGGCGATGATCAAGCATTGATTGTCGGCTTAATGCAGTCAGAAGGGATTATTGAACATTATCATCAACTTGAAAG includes the following:
- a CDS encoding diguanylate cyclase, which codes for MMARMRNLSLRVKLTTALVVVAILPLLLLSKLFFMTSEGALKESTLAQLSMGAEYKVGEIHLLMETLKTNTTDFASDGFIKNELRAISKKSHSADELNYHLRKNKLPIQSDLMFIDVVNKHGLVIASSLDSRIGHDISEQLYFQRGLAHSYVAELNQHNALQPIGIVAAPILSNDRAQLPLGVLVNHYRMNKIQALLSGQLLFNLGAKAEHRILSASESIYMLTLEGKGITTSENTLIEAHQPFYFETYPINQVRNFKRESKGVWRNHRGIAVLGVAIITEIDGLKFILLAEQEIEQAFQLINTLKYQFYLLLTCTVVVIIILSLLLAYFIVKPLKTVINSLDVVASGEFDVGITDINQRDELGSLIDKFNNMARELKKIKAASDDKNQQLLELSVRDHLTGLFNHRHLIEYGETRMLEANRSGMMLGLLMIDIDHFKQVNDTHGHPCGDFVITEVAALLIENLRSVDIIARYGGEEFAVIMPNATVDNAKFVADKICQKVSEHKINYEGKQFDITVSIGIAVQHESENKIMEIIKRADQALYQSKGNGRNQVSLDLSLCHKKESVA
- a CDS encoding formate--tetrahydrofolate ligase, yielding MATDVEIAQQFTPKPITEVTKMLNISADDVNPYGRDIAKIALKALSKPQTRKGRLILVSATTPTPSGEGKTTTTIGLGQAFTQLNESVCLALREPSLGPCLGMKGGATGGGYSQIMPADRINLHFTGDFHAITSANNLLSAAIDNHIYQGNDLSIDPRQIVWRRVMDMNDRSLRKIVLGLGGKMQGIPREGGFDITAASEVMAMLCLACDAKDLKQRLDRTLIGYTYDGEPIVAKQLKITGAMMALLRDALEPNLVQSFEGTPAFVHGGPFANIAHGCNSIIATKMAMHHADWAITEAGFGFDLGAEKFFDIKCRIADIDPDVVVLVTTVRALKMHGGNHQDNLVAQDLEAVRRGLANLDKHIESVALFNKHAVVALNRFTTDTDAEINLIRQRCIELGVSFAETRHHAEGGKGAIELAKVVMAAVDKSKAFIPLYQLEESVLEKVRVVSRAMYGADDVAFSKQAAKDLKNVEQLGLTHLPICIAKAPSSLSDDPLLHGRPRDFEVTVSSIQINAGAGFLVILTGNIMRMPGLPKHPSANNIELLDNGVITGLE